From the genome of Papaver somniferum cultivar HN1 chromosome 2, ASM357369v1, whole genome shotgun sequence, one region includes:
- the LOC113349832 gene encoding transcription factor HBI1-like yields MNRVLTQEMLHCMQASSTSGNHNNNYRFNNGTDLTVLERQRARQNWQQQQHQQQETEAPQTYLSNDAHFANLFQLPLTTSNFDHHQGFMNDSMMREFVNRSMKTDPSLENGWSTDFGKYPVPKTGFGEEIITTGFSSTSNGFVSNNNNSGNEMSNISISRTTSCPPIVGDTVLPATIVAAAAEEKSKEICSPGKMSSIVGRKRKADKAHNSKVNGVAEELKDKRIKVDMAEEVESKITHEQPQQHKNNNINNKENSPDTSKDNNSKISEVQKPDYIHVRARRGQATDSHSLAERVRREKISERMKYLQDLVPGCNKITGKAGMLDEIINYVQSLQRQVEFLSMKLATVKPRLDVNIDNFFAKDMFPSSGVFSNMGMLNADMVNSSTYLQSFNPTMQEMISSCGLDMVINPPEMAAALRRTISAPPLPLSDAFLDTSCFTQDQPTSTTWETDLQNIYSIVEFPQGRAHPSVFPHQSYTGSMEGNNLKMEM; encoded by the exons ATGAATAGGGTTCTAACACAAGAGATGCTACACTGTATGCAAGCTTCATCTACTTCTggaaatcataataataattaccGTTTTAATAATGGAACTGACTTAACCGTACTTGAAAGACAAAGAGCTAGACAAaattggcagcaacaacagcatcaGCAACAGGAAACTGAAGCTCCTCAAACGTATCTCAGTAATGATGCCCATTTTGCTAATCTGTTCCAATTACCATTAACCACTTCAAATTTtgatcatcatcaaggtttcatGAATGATTCTATGATGAGAGAGTTTGTTAATCGCTCAATGAAAACTGATCCAAGTTTAGAAAATGGGTGGAgtactgattttggtaaatacCCAGTGCCCAAGACTGGATTTGGTGAAGAAATTATCACTACAGGATTTTCAAGTACTTCCAACGGATTtgttagtaataataataattctggTAATGAGATGTCAAATATCTCCATTTCTAGAACTACTAGTTGTCCTCCAATTGTGGGTGATACTGTTTTACCTGCGACTATAGTTGCAGCAGCTGCGGAAGAAAAAAGTAAAGAAATCTGTTCACCGGGTAAAATGTCTTCCATTGTCGGAAGGAAGAGGAAAGCTGATAAGGCACACAACTCAAAG GTTAATGGTGTAGCGGAGGAACTAAAAGACAAGAGAATCAAAGTAGACATGGCTGAGGAAGTAGAATCCAAGATCACCCATGAACAACCCCAACAACATAAGAACAACAATatcaataataaagaaaattctCCGGATACATCTAAAGATAATAATTCAAAGATTTCTGAAGTTCAAAAACCGGATTACATCCATGTTCGAGCTCGGCGTGGTCAAGCTACCGATAGccatagcttagccgaaaga GTGAGAAGGGAAAAGATTAGTGAAAGGATGAAATATTTGCAAGATCTGGTCCCTGGTTGCAATAAGATTACAGGCAAAGCAGGGATGCTTGACGAAATTATTAATTATGTTCAGTCTCTTCAACGACAAGTTGAG TTTCTGTCCATGAAACTTGCTACAGTCAAACCAAGACTGGATGTGAACATTGATAACTTCTTCGCTAAAGAT ATGTTTCCTTCCTCCGGTGTTTTTTCAAATATGGGAATGTTAAATGCAGACATGGTCAATTCCTCAACTTACCTTCAGTCGTTTAATCCAACAATGCAAGAAATGATTTCATCCTGTGGTTTGGATATGGTGATAAATCCCCCCGAAATGGCAGCAGCGCTACGGAGAACAATAAGCGCCCCACCCTTACCGTTGTCCGACGCATTCTTGGACACGTCTTGCTTCACT CAAGATCAACCTACTTCTACAACTTGGGAAACAGATCTGCAAAACATTTACAGTATTGTGGAGTTTCCTCAAGGAAGAGCTCATCCATCTGTTTTTCCACATCAATCATATACAG GAAGTATGGAGGGAAATAATCTAAAGATGGAGATGTGA
- the LOC113349833 gene encoding histone H3-like centromeric protein A, producing the protein MARKKHFSQRYPSGGRPPPPAAAASSSSDAAAKKRSYRRKPGTKALHEIRKLQKSIDLLLPRAPFVRIVKEITNNFSKEVNRWQKL; encoded by the exons ATGGCGAGAAAGAAACATTTCTCCCAAAGGTACCCATCTGGAG GTcgtccaccaccaccagcagcagcagcaagttcTAGTTCTGATGCG GCGGCTAAGAAGAGGTCATATAGACGTAAACCAGGAACCAAAGCACTTCATGAGATACGAAAATTGCAAAAGAGTATTGATCTGTTATTGCCTAGAGCTCCATTTGTTAGAATT GTGAAAGAGATCACGAACAATTTTAGTAAAGAAGTTAATCGCTGGCAGAAGCTTTAA